In Numida meleagris isolate 19003 breed g44 Domestic line chromosome 3, NumMel1.0, whole genome shotgun sequence, the following are encoded in one genomic region:
- the FNDC4 gene encoding fibronectin type III domain-containing protein 4 isoform X2 gives MQRFIREVNTTNRACVLWDLAEDADYIIQVQSIGLYGESQASKRVHFRTLKETDRVPSNSSNQGDITMEGLDKDRQLQTGEIIIIVAVLLMWAAVIALFCRQYDIIKDNDSNNNKEKTKPSSEHSTPERPTGGLLRSKKKSPSVNIIEV, from the exons ATGCAGCGCTTCATCCGGGAGGTGAACACCACCAACCGGGCCTGCGTGCTGTGGGACCTGGCGGAAGACGCCGATTACATCATCCAGGTGCAGAGCATCGGCCTCTATGGCGAAAGTCAGGCCAGCAAGCGTGTCCACTTCCGGACCCTGAAGGAGACCGACCGCGTCCCCTCCAACAGCTCCAACCAAG GTGACATCACCATGGAAGGGCTGGACAAAGACAGGCAACTGCAGACAGGAGAGATCATCATCATCGTGGCCGTGCTGCTCATGTGGGCAG CGGTGATCGCCCTCTTCTGCAGACAGTATGACATCATCAAGGACAACGACTCCAACAACAACAAGGAGAAGACGAAGCCATCCTCGGAGCACAGCACTCCAGAGCGACCCACTGGAGGACTGCTGCGGAGCAAG
- the FNDC4 gene encoding fibronectin type III domain-containing protein 4 isoform X1, protein MARFSAYLNPVLVLFSCDLCLVRANRPPSPVNVTVTQLKANSATVSWDVPEGDVVIGYAILQQRQDGQMQRFIREVNTTNRACVLWDLAEDADYIIQVQSIGLYGESQASKRVHFRTLKETDRVPSNSSNQGDITMEGLDKDRQLQTGEIIIIVAVLLMWAAVIALFCRQYDIIKDNDSNNNKEKTKPSSEHSTPERPTGGLLRSKKKSPSVNIIEV, encoded by the exons aTGGCCCGCTTCTCGGCGTACCTCAACCCCGTGCTGGTGCTCTTCAGCTGCGACCTGTGCCTGGTGCGAGCCA ACAGGCCGCCGTCCCCCGTCAACGTGACTGTGACGCAGCTGAAGGCGAACTCTGCCACCGTCTCTTGGGACGTGCCAGAAGGAGACGTGGTCATCGGCTACGCCATCCTACAGCAG CGGCAGGACGGACAGATGCAGCGCTTCATCCGGGAGGTGAACACCACCAACCGGGCCTGCGTGCTGTGGGACCTGGCGGAAGACGCCGATTACATCATCCAGGTGCAGAGCATCGGCCTCTATGGCGAAAGTCAGGCCAGCAAGCGTGTCCACTTCCGGACCCTGAAGGAGACCGACCGCGTCCCCTCCAACAGCTCCAACCAAG GTGACATCACCATGGAAGGGCTGGACAAAGACAGGCAACTGCAGACAGGAGAGATCATCATCATCGTGGCCGTGCTGCTCATGTGGGCAG CGGTGATCGCCCTCTTCTGCAGACAGTATGACATCATCAAGGACAACGACTCCAACAACAACAAGGAGAAGACGAAGCCATCCTCGGAGCACAGCACTCCAGAGCGACCCACTGGAGGACTGCTGCGGAGCAAG